A genome region from Haliotis asinina isolate JCU_RB_2024 chromosome 11, JCU_Hal_asi_v2, whole genome shotgun sequence includes the following:
- the LOC137256441 gene encoding ankyrin repeat domain-containing protein 50-like, with amino-acid sequence METHDNRQLHKACRKGDLGRVKHILFQGSVDVNSRGEKHRKTPLMVAAQEGHVKLVHFFVRKGADVSLVDENGDNVLHMACRGGLMAIVKYIVKHTTVDINSKGMRGSTPLLQTVYCGYMDVFIFLVSKEANVSHVDDDGENILHLACRGGHEYMVRYVLEECSVDINSRGNNGETSLMKAASEGHIHVFRCLMSFGANRHLVDTDGDNILHHASIAGHGNMVVFIVTREMVDINSRGKYERTPLMRAAYYGHREICDLLVRFGGRMDLVDDKGHNILHLSALSGQVEMMKYILSLNTTDIDSRTQTGATPLMKAAYVGHKNVFEFLVSNGANVSHVDDRGDNILHHASFGGHTDMVQYILSQNLVNINSREKYGATPLMKAALIGHINVFEYLVRMKANVSQVDGNGENILHYASLRDDTKMVQYILSREMVNINSRGKHRRTALMKAAYYGKGKVVDLLVREGGLTNIVDVWGNNILHLATLGGHLEIVGYILSQNLVDINDRNKDGDTAAILANRAGRPDMYNLFDSHV; translated from the coding sequence ATGGAAACCCACGATAACAGACAGCTCCACAAAGCCTGCAGGAAAGGGGACCTGGGCCGAGTGAAACACATCCTGTTCCAAGGTTCGGTTGATGTCAACAGTAGAGGTGAGAAGCACAGAAAGACACCACTTATGGTGGCGGCTCAAGAGggacatgtaaaactagttcACTTTTTCGTACGCaaaggagctgatgtatcacTCGTAGATGAAAACGGAGACAATGTCCTGCACATGGCCTGCAGAGGAGGACTTATGGCTATTGTGAAGTATATAGTCAAACATACTACTGTTGATATTAACAGTAAGGGAATGCGTGGATCAACTCCATTGCTCCAGACTGTATATTGTGGTTACATGGACGTGTTCATTTTCCTAGTGTCCAAGGAAGCTAATGTGTCACACGTGGATGACGATGGTGAGAATATCCTGCACTTGGCATGCAGAGGAGGGCATGAGTATATGGTGAGGTATGTACTCGAGGAATGCAGTGTTGATATTAACAGTAGGGGGAATAACGGAGAAACCTCTCTGATGAAGGCTGCATCAGAAGGACACATACACGTTTTTAGGTGCCTCATGTCATTTGGAGCTAATAGGCATCTCGTGGATACTGACGGAGACAACATACTTCATCATGCTTCAATTGCgggacatggaaacatggttgTGTTTATCGTAACACGAGAGATGGTGGACATTAACAGTAGAGGTAAATACGAGAGGACACCATTGATGAGAGCAGCATATTATGGACATAGAGAAATTTGTGATCTGCTTGTGAGGTTTGGTGGTCGAATGGACTTAGTGGATGATAAGGGTCACAACATCCTTCATCTTTCCGCTTTGAGTGGACAGGTCGAGATGATGAAGTATATCCTTTCCCTAAACACCACAGACATTGACAGTAGAACACAAACGGGAGCAACCCCGCTGATGAAGGCTGCATATGTAGGACACAAAAACGTTTTTGAGTTCCTCGTATCTAATGGAGCTAATGTGTCACATGTTGATGATAGGGGAGACAACATACTTCATCATGCCTCATTCGGGGGCCATACAGACATGGTTCAGTATATCCTGTCACAAAACCTGGTGAATATCAACAGTCGTGAAAAATACGGAGCTACCCCTCTGATGAAGGCTGCTCTTATCGGACACATCAATGTTTTTGAGTACCTCGTGCGCATGAAAGCTAATGTGTCACAGGTTGATGGTAATGGAGAAAACATACTTCATTATGCTTCATTAAGGGATGATACAAAGATGGTTCAGTATATCCTGTCACGAGAAATGGTGAATATCAACAGCAGAGGAAAACACAGGAGGACAGCTTTGATGAAGGCGGCATATTATGGAAAAGGAAAGGTGGTTGATCTGCTTGTGCGTGAAGGTGGTTTAACAAACATAGTAGATGTTTGGGGTAATAACATACTTCATCTGGCCACTTTAGGTGGACATCTGGAGATAGTGGGGTATATCCTTTCACAGAACCTTGTCGACATAAACGACAGGAACAAGGATGGGGACACAGCAGCCATTCTAGCAAACCGTGCAGGAAGACCTGACATGTATAACCTCTTTGATTCTCATGTTTGA